One Dictyostelium discoideum AX4 chromosome 3 chromosome, whole genome shotgun sequence genomic region harbors:
- a CDS encoding SAP DNA-binding domain-containing protein, translating to MKKRTRDNNDNNNNEEVDIKKLKEDNNNNENNNNNNIKSYEEELKSIKSIKKSELSIKRLQSISKEIGLPINGKKDEIYNRIEQYYNIKIKLEKEAKEHEEKNPFNKTKPILLIENDDEIPFWKVFRNKSIFKKIFSNFKYSETFSYSRTYSVFFIFKDFKNATEIIRDKVKSNSYLNFRNYSDLIVQKEEKEEDDDEDECFIGLVKILENIRDETEENRLFYDKLIDNYCNKSIHSMALLARMITCSNLVALKSFINKKIYFPGVGFSPTIKRFSDIKTLEYLINLEHDSINSISASIYDFNLFKELKLGELIHMIKILYQKEKISKFLDLPYYHNFIIKLPEDTLSSDDEDKFIDEQFKQHKKEFREGVIKKESIINEIKDIQFSNKELNENLFMVLKPLTNWDNYFSKLNDNYKDTTSNNNNNDDENGSELSLLKFNILELYNNKLKKNFEKLQVLFNVKKFEFPEKDFQDIENIHKEQIEIEKEMKILFKKQNELIEKQKQEKESLQSEDIPIEYYLCFKDEKEIILNAKNSRKELLKNFKWNYRCFQFTKDKLELIMHSKFLIEKPYKHMFEDYVGSYVISNVKSIDMLDLLFKNFSNKFFKDNNQNWPYCNSIEILKHYEKLMESLGRKFSLNFNYGKQNEMYPKLLKRAISNPKLYQCPGSSSSPSATPSSPSNGENPLKVNNIIVKERAFLSLLELNYFKTIRFGKKFQFNKNSFKISRWISDNCISDISKITFNEGHLTKIYIQLPNIKCNKNDQNDEGYYDYVEEYMDYDNDYEEQFSYFSSHINNNNDNNNDNNNDNNNNNNNNNNNNNNNNNNNNNNNSNNNNNNDNIDNIVERLLQNPISSEIGFSVQTFLRNLVSYGNLPIIKFLNLNYSHIFLKKASNGRNLETKDLKNLLLMAIRYDFPQIAEILFVYVKVTRAEFKKEVPPKQFSLVAELFFRDLN from the exons atgaaaaaaagaacaagagataataatgataataataataatgaagaagttgatattaaaaaattgaaagaagataataacaataatgaaaataataataataataatattaaaagttaTGAAGAGGAacttaaatcaataaaatcaattaaaaaatctgaattatcaattaaaagattacaaagtatttcaaaagaaattggATTACCAATAAATGgtaaaaaagatgaaataTATAATAGAATTGaacaatattataatattaaaattaaattagaaaaagaagcTAAAGAACATGAAGAGAAAAAtccatttaataaaactaaaccaatattattaattgaaaatgatgatgaaataccattttggaaagtttttagaaataaatcaatatttaaaaagatattttcaaattttaaatattcagaGACATTTAGTTATTCAAGAACATattcagttttttttatttttaaggattttaaaaatgctACTGAAATCATTAGAGACAAAGTAAAATCAAAtagttatttaaattttagaaattataGTGATCTGATTGTccaaaaagaagaaaaagaagaagatgatgatgaagatgagtGTTTTATTGGTTTAGTAAAGATTTTAGAAAACATTAGAGATGAAACTGAAGAAAATAGATTGTTTTATGATAAACTTATAGATAACTATTGTAATAAGTCAATTCACAGTATGGCTTTATTGGCTAGAATGATTACCTGTTCAAATTTGGTGGCtttgaaatcatttattaataaaaaaatttactttCCAGGAGTCGGTTTTAGCccaacaattaaaagattttcagatattaaaactttggaatatttaattaatcttGAACATGATTCTATCAATTCTATTAGTGCATCTATCTatgatttcaatttatttaaagaactTAAATTGGGTGAATTAATTCATATGatcaaaatattatatcaaaaagaaaaaatttccaaatttttagatttaccatattatcataattttattataaaattaccTGAAGATACCCTTTCttctgatgatgaagataaatTTATTGATGAACAATTTAAACAacataaaaaagaatttagagAAGgtgttataaaaaaagaatcaattataaatgaaattaaagatattcaattttcaaataaagaattaaatgaaaatttatttatggTTTTAAAACCATTAACAAATTGggataattatttttcaaaattaaatgataattataaagatactactagtaataataataacaatgatgatgaaaatggtagtgaattatctttattaaaatttaatattttagaattatataataataaattaaagaaaaattttgaaaaattacaagtattatttaatgttaaaaaatttgaatttccagaaaaagattttcaagacattgaaaatattcacaaggaacaaattgaaattgaaaaagaaatgaagattctatttaaaaaacaaaatgaattaattgaaaaacaaaaacaagaaaaagaatctCTTCAGTCAGAAgatatt ccaattgaatattatttatgttttaaagatgaaaaagaaattatattaaatgcaaaaaattcaagaaaggaattattaaaaaattttaagtgGAATTACAGATGTTTTCAGTTCACCAAAGACAAATTAGAGTTGATAATgcattcaaaatttttaattgaaaaaccaTATAAACATATGTTTGAAGATTATGTTGGGTCCTATGTAATTAGTAatgttaaatcaattgatatgttggatctattatttaaaaatttttcaaacaaattctttaaagaCAACAATCAAAATTGGCCATACTGCAATagtattgaaattttaaaacattatgAAAAACTAATGGAATCATTAGGTAGAAAATTCTCactcaattttaattatggtaaacaaaatgaaatgtatccaaaattattaaaaagagcTATTAGTAATCCGAAATTATATCAATGCCCAGGTTCCTCATCTTCCCCTTCAgcaacaccatcatcaccatcaaatgGAGAAAATCCattaaaagttaataatattattgtaaAGGAAAGAgcatttttatcattattagaattaaattattttaaaactattagatttggtaaaaaattccaatttaacaaaaactcttttaaaatttcaagaTGGATCTCAGATAATTGTATTTCAGATATATCAAAAATCACTTTTAATGAAGGTCATTTAactaaaatttatattcaactaccaaatataaaatgcaataaaaatgatcaaaATGATGAAGGCTACTATGATTATGTTGAAGAATATATGGATTATGATAATGATTACGAAGAAcaattttcttatttttcctcacatattaataataataatgataataataatgataataataatgataataataataataataataataataataataataataataataataataataataataataataataatagtaataataataataataatgataatattgataatattg TTGAAAGATTATTACAAAATCCAATTAGTTCAGAAATTGGTTTCAGTGTTCAAACCTTTTTAAGGAATTTGGTCTCTTATGGTAATCttccaattattaaatttttaaatttaaattatagtCATATCTTCTTAAAAAAGGCAAGTAATGGACGTAATTTAGAAAcaaaagatttaaagaatttactTTTAATGGCAATTCGTTATGATTTTCCTCAAATCGCTGAAATTCTTTTTGTTTATGTAAAAGTAACTAGAGCTGAATTCAAAAAAGAAGTGCCACCCAAACAATTCTCGTTAGTAGCTGAACTCTTCTTTAgggatttaaattaa